In one window of Pirellulales bacterium DNA:
- a CDS encoding cytochrome B6: protein MSTRLLGLITATLLFPIGVAYGQTQPQPGRTPAAPQPPAAAGQNPSTPARNHDAIQNAQTPQAVRQERPEQQLSDHDQSKEFSAAEAQNSSLQFKHQPDEGQIRGFDFYRDPLNAMKPLETLDAIMHADIEAKPKVMQEQQRYLEQHYDLTPHFDAAAKMSRGKPLAVGPTARLPNNLTFDELAKMDPAEIRRQNLFPYLALPHPKQTPGGQVFPQVQIQMFPRLQRYDIDFDLPEVFLPEFPPAIFLRSRPELGDVSRGEVVSINNYYRLFKDILTPVQLDGLRLLLTPFPQEEFNPTDDRKSLQPSLGVTCLDCHVNGHTTGQFHLNPDTRPENRRFRLDTVSLRGVAQQQIHGSKRSLRSVEDFTEFEQRTAYFNGDEIHAIKKGMNILDRIQVSHMTQMQNMFDFPPAPKLDELGHLIASKATPSELRGEQLFFGKAKCGVCHPAPFYLNNLMQDLHLERFTNDAPDGEIKTFTLRGIKDSPPYLHDGRCLTLEDTVEFFNLVLQLQLNKQEKTDLVAFMRQL, encoded by the coding sequence ATGTCCACCCGGTTACTTGGTTTGATAACGGCCACTTTGTTGTTTCCAATTGGTGTCGCCTACGGGCAAACACAACCGCAACCAGGCCGTACCCCTGCAGCGCCCCAACCGCCGGCAGCGGCAGGACAAAATCCATCAACTCCGGCTCGCAATCACGACGCAATTCAAAATGCTCAAACCCCGCAGGCAGTGCGGCAAGAACGTCCTGAGCAACAGCTTTCTGATCATGATCAATCGAAAGAGTTTTCGGCTGCGGAAGCACAGAATTCATCGCTGCAGTTCAAACATCAGCCTGACGAGGGGCAGATTCGCGGGTTCGATTTCTATCGCGATCCCTTGAACGCCATGAAGCCTCTGGAAACTCTCGATGCCATTATGCACGCAGATATCGAGGCCAAGCCCAAGGTGATGCAGGAGCAGCAACGTTATTTGGAACAACACTATGATTTAACGCCGCATTTCGATGCAGCGGCAAAAATGAGTCGTGGCAAGCCGCTAGCTGTTGGGCCGACAGCCCGGTTGCCAAACAACCTGACGTTCGACGAGCTTGCCAAAATGGATCCGGCGGAAATCCGTCGCCAAAATTTGTTTCCCTATCTGGCGCTGCCGCATCCCAAGCAAACACCCGGCGGCCAGGTATTTCCGCAAGTTCAAATCCAAATGTTTCCTCGGTTGCAGCGCTACGACATTGATTTCGACTTACCGGAGGTATTCCTGCCGGAGTTTCCGCCGGCGATCTTTTTGCGAAGTCGGCCGGAATTGGGCGATGTCTCTCGCGGAGAAGTCGTTTCGATCAACAACTATTACCGGCTCTTCAAAGACATCCTGACACCCGTTCAGTTGGATGGATTGCGTTTGCTGCTAACGCCGTTTCCGCAAGAGGAGTTCAACCCGACAGACGACCGCAAGTCGCTGCAACCCAGCCTGGGTGTGACATGCCTGGATTGTCACGTGAACGGGCATACGACCGGACAATTTCACCTGAACCCCGACACTCGACCTGAAAATCGAAGATTTCGACTCGACACCGTTAGCTTGCGCGGCGTGGCACAACAGCAAATTCATGGCTCCAAGCGCAGCTTGCGATCGGTGGAAGATTTTACAGAGTTCGAGCAACGCACCGCGTACTTTAACGGCGACGAAATCCATGCGATTAAAAAAGGAATGAATATTCTCGATCGCATTCAGGTGAGCCACATGACGCAAATGCAAAATATGTTCGATTTTCCTCCGGCGCCAAAACTGGACGAGCTGGGGCACTTGATTGCTTCCAAAGCCACCCCAAGTGAACTGCGTGGCGAACAGCTATTTTTTGGTAAAGCCAAGTGTGGAGTCTGTCACCCAGCACCGTTCTATTTAAACAATTTGATGCAGGATCTGCACCTCGAGCGGTTCACCAACGACGCGCCGGATGGCGAGATCAAAACGTTCACACTACGCGGAATTAAAGACAGCCCACCGTACCTGCATGATGGTCGCTGCCTGACCTTGGAAGACACCGTCGAGTTTTTTAACCTGGTGCTCCAGTTGCAGCTCAACAAACAAGAGAAGACCGATCTGGTGGCCTTTATGCGGCAGTTGTAA
- a CDS encoding FAD-dependent oxidoreductase translates to MKTEPLWQAIRRPRFPQLKQDASFDVVVVGGGITGITTAYLLKKAGKKVCLLEHRRIGSVDTGLTTAHLTYVLDLRISKLVSTFGERVASLVLEAGALAVDMIESIVNEEHIDCDFKRVPGFLTAPFRQATDRRLKKDAQAASKLGFPARYLEQVPYFDIPGVQFPNQAKFHPLKYIYALAKRIDGGGSAIFENSKVSEIREKPLRAVANDFQVKAKYLVIATHVPITGKTGIVSATLFQTKLYPYTSYVLGAKVPKNYLPEASFWDTSDPYYYLRVESGKTYDYVIFGGNDHKTGQAPNTAERFRDLKKTLLRIIPRANVDRQWSGQVIETNDGLPYIGETEKRQFVATGFAGNGMTFGTLAARMARDAALGKENPWKQLFAVDRKKIRGGTWDYLAENVDFPYYFLKDRLTPAEGDSVSQVKAGEGKILKLDGQRVACARDAEGKIHAVSAHCTHLGCIVHWNKAESTWDCPCHGSRFQVDGSVLAGPAESFLEPVKVSRNGKPKRVAKQAQAG, encoded by the coding sequence ATGAAGACAGAACCTCTGTGGCAAGCGATTCGCCGCCCACGATTTCCCCAGCTCAAGCAAGATGCGAGTTTCGACGTGGTTGTGGTGGGCGGGGGAATCACAGGCATCACCACCGCCTATCTGCTCAAGAAGGCCGGAAAGAAAGTCTGCCTGTTAGAACACCGTCGAATTGGATCTGTTGACACCGGGCTTACGACCGCACATCTCACCTATGTTCTCGATCTACGGATTTCCAAATTGGTCAGCACTTTTGGTGAGCGGGTAGCCAGCCTTGTCTTGGAAGCAGGCGCGCTGGCCGTGGACATGATCGAGTCGATTGTGAACGAGGAACACATCGATTGCGATTTCAAGCGTGTCCCCGGCTTTCTAACTGCGCCGTTCCGTCAAGCAACGGACCGCCGGTTAAAGAAAGACGCCCAGGCGGCAAGCAAGTTGGGTTTTCCGGCCCGCTATCTGGAGCAAGTGCCGTACTTCGACATTCCTGGCGTGCAGTTTCCCAATCAGGCAAAATTCCATCCGCTGAAATACATTTACGCCTTGGCCAAGCGAATCGATGGCGGCGGTTCGGCGATTTTTGAAAACAGCAAGGTCAGCGAAATCCGCGAAAAACCGCTGCGCGCTGTGGCCAACGATTTTCAGGTCAAAGCGAAATACCTCGTAATCGCCACGCATGTGCCGATCACGGGGAAGACCGGCATTGTGAGTGCGACGCTGTTTCAAACCAAACTGTATCCTTACACCTCGTATGTCCTCGGCGCGAAAGTGCCAAAGAATTATTTGCCGGAAGCTTCGTTTTGGGACACTTCCGATCCTTACTACTATCTGCGCGTGGAATCTGGAAAAACGTACGATTACGTCATCTTCGGCGGCAACGATCATAAGACTGGCCAAGCGCCCAATACGGCGGAGCGGTTTCGCGATTTAAAGAAGACTTTGCTTCGAATAATCCCTCGCGCCAATGTGGACCGGCAATGGTCGGGACAGGTGATCGAAACCAACGATGGACTTCCCTACATCGGCGAAACGGAGAAACGGCAATTCGTCGCCACCGGCTTCGCAGGAAATGGCATGACTTTTGGCACCCTGGCGGCGCGAATGGCCCGCGATGCAGCCCTGGGAAAAGAAAATCCTTGGAAGCAACTATTCGCGGTCGATCGCAAGAAAATTCGTGGCGGCACTTGGGATTATTTGGCCGAAAATGTTGACTTCCCGTATTACTTTCTCAAAGATCGATTGACGCCCGCTGAGGGCGATTCGGTCAGCCAGGTGAAAGCAGGCGAAGGCAAGATTTTGAAACTCGATGGCCAGCGAGTGGCCTGCGCACGCGATGCCGAAGGAAAAATTCACGCGGTCTCGGCCCACTGCACCCACCTAGGCTGCATTGTCCATTGGAACAAAGCGGAAAGTACTTGGGATTGCCCTTGCCACGGCTCGCGTTTCCAAGTCGATGGTTCGGTACTGGCAGGTCCTGCCGAAAGTTTCTTGGAGCCGGTGAAAGTATCCCGGAACGGCAAGCCAAAACGCGTTGCGAAGCAGGCGCAAGCCGGTTGA
- a CDS encoding isochorismatase family cysteine hydrolase, which yields MPAKYLHGEKIEKAATALILIDVINDFDFPEASELLKQAIPAAHCIRKLKAQAKAAGMPVIYANDNFGRWRSDFTRLVKHCLAPESRGRPVAELLKPEADDYFVLKPKHSGFYCTALEILLDDLGVRTVILTGFATNICVLFTANDAYLRDLTVIVPRDCVGANTVSENDAALSQIRRILKANTHLHSKLDLKKLSCHGQKIPRRRKPGGSHGASSKPR from the coding sequence ATGCCGGCCAAATATTTACATGGCGAGAAGATCGAAAAAGCAGCAACGGCGTTGATCTTGATCGACGTGATCAACGATTTTGATTTTCCCGAAGCCTCAGAATTGTTGAAACAAGCGATCCCCGCTGCTCATTGCATCCGAAAATTGAAAGCCCAAGCAAAGGCTGCCGGAATGCCCGTAATTTACGCCAACGATAATTTCGGGCGCTGGCGATCCGACTTCACGCGATTAGTGAAACACTGTTTGGCGCCGGAGTCTCGCGGCAGGCCCGTGGCAGAATTGCTCAAACCCGAGGCAGACGATTATTTCGTGCTTAAGCCGAAGCACTCTGGGTTTTATTGCACCGCGCTGGAGATTTTGTTAGACGATTTAGGAGTCCGGACCGTAATTTTGACGGGCTTTGCCACCAACATCTGCGTATTGTTCACCGCGAACGATGCCTATCTGCGTGATTTGACCGTGATTGTTCCTCGTGACTGCGTGGGGGCGAACACAGTTTCCGAGAACGATGCAGCGCTGTCGCAGATCCGACGGATCCTCAAAGCCAATACCCATTTGCATAGCAAACTGGATTTGAAAAAGTTGAGCTGTCATGGGCAAAAGATTCCGCGACGGCGCAAGCCCGGCGGCAGCCATGGCGCCAGCTCCAAACCCCGTTAG
- a CDS encoding Ku protein, with translation MATKRRKRKSTTRSKHRASWRGQLRFGLVSFEVQAVNAEIKEKAEVHFHLLHEPDHQRIHYAKVCPKHGEVPNDEIVEGYEYTKGKYVEFDKEELDELRTQSERALTLDAFISADEIDPIYFDGRMYYLIPSGTSSNEPYALLEAAMERQHKCGIGQVVFSGREQLALVRPLDGVLTMSMLNYDAEIRKPAEIKSDFARPEANSRKLRLAEQLITSWHEGKFDFSDYKDRYRQKVKQAIEAKKKGVQISAPEEEEPEVINLMDALKRSVEHAGARTRNHKVARNNHRKSRAKKRA, from the coding sequence ATGGCTACCAAGCGACGGAAACGAAAGTCCACAACCCGGTCCAAGCATCGGGCCAGTTGGCGCGGCCAATTACGCTTCGGGTTGGTGTCCTTCGAAGTGCAAGCCGTGAATGCAGAGATCAAAGAAAAGGCGGAGGTCCACTTTCATCTCCTCCACGAGCCTGATCATCAGCGCATTCATTACGCCAAAGTATGCCCGAAACATGGCGAAGTCCCCAACGATGAGATCGTCGAAGGCTACGAATACACCAAGGGAAAATATGTGGAATTCGACAAGGAAGAACTGGACGAATTACGAACCCAGAGCGAGCGCGCATTGACTCTGGATGCGTTTATCAGCGCCGATGAGATTGACCCGATCTACTTTGACGGACGAATGTATTATCTCATTCCCTCGGGTACTAGCTCGAACGAGCCCTACGCGCTGTTGGAAGCCGCGATGGAGCGCCAGCATAAGTGCGGCATCGGACAAGTGGTGTTCTCTGGCCGAGAACAATTGGCATTGGTTCGGCCACTCGATGGTGTGCTTACCATGTCGATGCTCAATTACGATGCGGAGATCCGCAAGCCGGCCGAAATCAAGAGCGACTTTGCCAGACCCGAAGCCAACTCTCGTAAGTTACGATTGGCCGAACAACTAATCACCAGTTGGCATGAAGGTAAATTCGACTTCAGTGATTACAAGGATCGCTATCGCCAAAAAGTGAAGCAGGCCATCGAAGCCAAAAAGAAAGGTGTCCAAATCTCAGCGCCCGAGGAAGAAGAGCCGGAAGTCATTAACTTGATGGACGCCCTCAAGCGAAGTGTGGAGCACGCCGGCGCGCGAACTCGAAATCATAAAGTTGCCCGAAATAACCATAGAAAATCTAGAGCGAAAAAAAGAGCTTGA
- a CDS encoding FAD-dependent oxidoreductase, whose translation MKLRSGKPYWYEISTDRLNLPALSGDIACQVAVLGAGITGALVADHLLKSGLHVILLDRHEVGQGSTAASTGLLQYEVDTPLVSLIKRVGEQHAVHAYRRGLAAIDEIESLVHELDDDCGFSRRKSLYFASTCWHQRRLRREYECQRQHGFDVEYLNRQQLADISSIPAAAALRSGGDAQIDPFRFTQQLVQAGLRRNLQAFSNTDVQSIEELHDRVLLQAGTGTISADFIVYATGYESERHLKSPTANLNSTYAVTSQAGLSIQGWPEDCLIWETARPYFYARRTEDGRAMIGGEDTEFSNDHDRDGLVDRKIGKLVARFHALFPNTEFSPEYAWAGTFAETKDGLAYIGQPTTRPRAYFALGYGGNGITFSMIAAKLINDLILGRPNRDAEVFKFGR comes from the coding sequence GTGAAGCTTCGATCGGGAAAACCGTATTGGTACGAAATTTCTACCGATCGATTGAATCTACCTGCATTGTCCGGCGACATCGCCTGTCAGGTTGCTGTGTTGGGAGCTGGCATAACTGGCGCGCTCGTGGCCGATCATTTGTTGAAAAGCGGCCTGCACGTGATTTTGTTGGATCGGCACGAGGTTGGCCAAGGAAGTACCGCGGCCAGCACCGGCCTATTGCAGTACGAAGTCGATACGCCTCTCGTCAGTTTAATTAAGCGGGTCGGCGAACAGCACGCCGTGCACGCCTACCGTCGCGGCCTTGCGGCAATCGACGAAATCGAAAGCCTCGTGCATGAACTCGATGATGATTGCGGTTTCTCGCGCCGCAAAAGTCTTTATTTTGCCAGTACGTGCTGGCATCAGCGGCGTCTGCGGCGTGAATACGAATGCCAGCGGCAACATGGATTCGATGTGGAATATTTAAACCGGCAACAGCTTGCCGATATTTCATCCATTCCTGCGGCCGCTGCGCTGCGGTCGGGTGGAGACGCACAGATCGATCCATTTCGCTTCACCCAGCAGTTGGTGCAGGCCGGTCTTCGACGGAATCTACAAGCATTCTCCAATACTGACGTGCAAAGCATTGAAGAACTTCATGACCGCGTCTTGCTGCAGGCTGGAACGGGTACAATTTCGGCCGACTTCATTGTGTATGCAACAGGCTATGAATCGGAGAGGCACTTGAAGTCACCGACAGCAAATCTCAACAGTACCTACGCGGTGACTAGCCAAGCAGGTTTGTCCATCCAGGGTTGGCCGGAAGATTGTTTGATATGGGAAACAGCTCGGCCATATTTCTATGCCCGTCGCACCGAGGACGGCCGTGCCATGATCGGCGGCGAAGACACCGAATTCTCAAATGATCATGATCGGGACGGATTGGTAGATCGGAAAATCGGCAAGTTAGTCGCCAGATTTCATGCGCTCTTTCCCAACACTGAATTCAGTCCCGAGTATGCCTGGGCCGGCACCTTTGCGGAAACGAAAGATGGCTTGGCGTATATTGGGCAGCCGACCACTCGACCCAGAGCGTACTTTGCGCTTGGCTACGGCGGCAATGGAATCACATTCAGCATGATCGCCGCGAAACTGATTAACGACTTAATTCTTGGACGGCCTAATCGCGACGCCGAAGTATTTAAGTTTGGACGTTAA
- a CDS encoding DEAD/DEAH box helicase produces MSFCELGLAEPIVRAVVSEGYQTPTPIQLQSIPQIIAGRDLLGCAQTGTGKTAAFALPILHQVDAVRRPAQPRAPRVLVLSPTRELASQIGQSFATYGRHLRFRHTVVFGGVGQQPQVRALAHGVHVLIATPGRLLDLLQQGHVRLDQLQIFVLDEADRMLDMGFLPDLKRIIAKLPPQRQSLFFSATMPETIAGLARSLLSDPVRVTITPPATTVDRIEQRVLFVDRPNKRALLNKLLVAGNYQRVLIFTRTKHGADKVAQQLNHAGVAADCIHGNKSQSARERALLQFRRGTLRVLVATDLASRGIDVDGISHVINYDLPIEPEAYVHRIGRTGRAGADGVALSFCDFSERGALRAIEKLVRRSLPVEVDHPYHAPSNPASNERRFGGHRSRGNRPAKANQRSRGRNGQSHFAKRKGKRFAANFAAAN; encoded by the coding sequence TTGAGTTTTTGTGAATTGGGGCTCGCTGAGCCCATTGTGCGGGCGGTTGTTTCCGAAGGTTATCAAACTCCTACTCCCATCCAGCTGCAGTCGATTCCGCAGATCATTGCCGGGCGAGATTTACTCGGCTGTGCCCAAACCGGCACGGGCAAGACAGCGGCCTTTGCATTGCCGATCTTGCACCAGGTTGATGCCGTTCGGCGACCCGCTCAACCGCGGGCGCCGCGGGTGCTGGTACTGTCGCCGACGCGCGAACTGGCCTCGCAAATTGGACAAAGCTTTGCCACGTATGGCCGGCATTTACGCTTCCGCCACACCGTCGTGTTCGGCGGCGTTGGCCAGCAGCCGCAGGTGCGGGCCCTGGCGCACGGCGTGCATGTGCTCATTGCTACGCCCGGCCGTTTGCTGGACTTGCTGCAACAAGGGCACGTGCGGCTGGATCAGCTCCAAATCTTCGTGCTCGACGAAGCTGACCGCATGCTGGATATGGGCTTTTTGCCCGACTTGAAAAGAATCATCGCCAAGTTGCCGCCGCAGCGACAGTCGCTGTTCTTTTCGGCCACAATGCCGGAGACGATTGCAGGATTGGCGCGGAGCCTGCTCAGCGATCCGGTGCGCGTGACCATTACGCCGCCGGCCACTACGGTCGACCGCATCGAACAGCGGGTGCTGTTCGTCGATCGGCCGAATAAACGCGCATTGCTCAACAAATTGCTTGTGGCGGGCAATTACCAGCGCGTGCTGATTTTCACACGCACCAAGCACGGCGCCGATAAGGTGGCGCAACAATTGAACCACGCGGGCGTGGCGGCCGATTGCATCCACGGCAACAAATCGCAATCGGCGCGCGAGCGCGCCCTGCTGCAATTCCGCCGCGGCACGCTGCGAGTGTTGGTGGCCACCGATTTGGCGTCGCGCGGCATCGACGTCGACGGCATCAGCCACGTGATCAACTACGACTTGCCGATCGAGCCGGAGGCGTATGTGCACCGCATCGGTCGTACGGGTCGAGCGGGGGCCGATGGCGTCGCGCTTTCCTTCTGCGACTTTAGCGAACGCGGCGCGTTACGGGCGATCGAGAAGCTTGTGCGGCGATCGCTGCCGGTGGAAGTCGACCATCCGTACCATGCCCCCTCGAATCCGGCGTCAAACGAGCGGCGTTTTGGCGGGCATCGGTCTCGTGGCAACCGCCCTGCAAAAGCAAATCAGCGCTCGCGGGGTCGTAACGGTCAATCCCACTTTGCCAAGCGAAAAGGAAAAAGGTTTGCCGCCAACTTCGCCGCGGCAAATTAA
- a CDS encoding RNA-binding protein yields MGKKLYVGNLSFDVDNASLEAMFASFGEVKSAEVIQDRDTGRSKGFGFVEMADDNAAQEAIRALNDTEQGGRALKVNEAKPREARPGGGYGGNRGGGGRSGGFRR; encoded by the coding sequence GTGGGTAAGAAACTTTATGTGGGTAATTTGAGCTTCGACGTCGACAATGCGAGTTTAGAAGCGATGTTTGCGTCATTTGGCGAAGTGAAAAGCGCCGAGGTCATTCAAGATCGCGATACCGGCCGAAGCAAGGGCTTTGGATTTGTGGAAATGGCCGACGACAACGCCGCCCAAGAGGCAATTCGCGCGTTGAACGATACGGAGCAAGGAGGCCGGGCATTGAAAGTCAATGAGGCCAAGCCGCGCGAAGCGCGACCCGGCGGCGGATATGGTGGAAATCGCGGCGGCGGCGGGCGCAGCGGCGGCTTTCGACGTTAA
- a CDS encoding B12-binding domain-containing radical SAM protein: MEALIEVAATNASSDQRLKKLSICLINPRFEPSYWGFEFALPLYPGNKRSTMISGSLSAVAGLCGEHNVYLLDENVEEIDWESMRGYDIVGVTGMNVQKNRTREILIRLQELNIFTVVGGPFVSVQEEFFDGLCDTKFIGEAETTWPQFLDDFARGKTTLPRYEQSTPTDMTTVPAPRFDLLKVDRYASGALQYSRGCPFQCEFCDIIVIFGRRPRVKDPAQLVAELDDMRHAGFHSAFIVDDNFIGDKRKAKALLHLLIPWMEQHGYPIRLTTEASIDLADDAELLDLMYRANIRSVFIGIETPRMESLKETKKFQNLRGDSQSAKLGRIQKAGLDINAGFIVGFDSDDLNIFDDQYRFIQENGITLAMVGMLQAIPKTPLYQRLQREGRLVEEDPSCNIVPKLMSRDELRSGYWKLVERLYTPAAFFDRYFKVCESQEFLQRRAEICRKAGEGKKLPTLWFGITLLWSLFWALLRDGSLISVGGVYLKYFFVRNLKHRPGIIGFAQFMNRCVTHWHFYKFTRELTAGRLRAYNTL; encoded by the coding sequence ATGGAAGCACTTATCGAGGTAGCTGCAACCAATGCTAGCTCCGATCAGCGACTGAAAAAACTATCCATCTGCCTGATCAACCCGCGCTTTGAGCCGTCCTATTGGGGATTCGAATTCGCGCTCCCGCTTTATCCGGGCAACAAGCGCAGCACGATGATCTCCGGCTCGCTGAGCGCGGTCGCTGGACTCTGCGGAGAACACAATGTGTATCTTCTCGACGAAAACGTGGAGGAGATCGATTGGGAATCCATGCGGGGCTACGACATCGTGGGCGTGACCGGGATGAATGTTCAGAAAAATCGCACCCGTGAAATTCTTATCCGGCTCCAAGAATTGAACATATTCACCGTCGTGGGAGGACCGTTCGTATCCGTCCAGGAAGAGTTTTTCGATGGTTTGTGCGATACGAAATTCATCGGCGAAGCGGAAACCACGTGGCCGCAATTTTTAGATGATTTCGCACGGGGTAAGACCACGCTCCCGCGCTACGAGCAATCCACGCCGACCGACATGACCACGGTGCCGGCGCCGCGCTTCGACCTGCTCAAAGTCGATCGCTATGCATCGGGCGCGCTGCAATATTCGCGCGGCTGTCCCTTTCAATGCGAGTTTTGCGACATTATTGTCATTTTCGGTCGGCGACCAAGGGTCAAGGATCCCGCTCAGCTGGTGGCGGAACTCGATGACATGCGCCACGCAGGATTCCATTCCGCGTTCATCGTGGACGACAACTTCATTGGCGACAAGCGAAAGGCCAAAGCGCTGTTGCATTTGCTCATTCCTTGGATGGAGCAACACGGTTACCCAATCCGCCTGACGACCGAAGCGAGCATTGATCTGGCCGATGATGCGGAGCTGCTCGATTTAATGTATCGAGCCAACATCCGCAGCGTGTTCATCGGGATCGAGACCCCGCGCATGGAGTCGTTAAAGGAGACGAAAAAGTTTCAAAACCTGCGCGGTGACTCGCAGTCAGCCAAGCTTGGTCGAATTCAAAAAGCGGGGCTCGATATCAACGCTGGATTCATTGTTGGCTTCGACAGCGACGATTTGAACATTTTTGATGATCAGTACCGCTTCATCCAAGAAAACGGAATTACGTTGGCCATGGTTGGCATGCTCCAGGCCATTCCCAAAACACCCCTGTACCAGCGGCTGCAGCGAGAAGGGCGTTTAGTTGAGGAAGATCCCAGCTGCAACATCGTTCCAAAATTGATGAGTCGAGACGAATTGCGAAGCGGCTACTGGAAATTGGTCGAGCGGCTATATACCCCCGCGGCGTTCTTCGATCGCTACTTCAAAGTCTGCGAGTCCCAGGAGTTTCTTCAGCGGCGAGCCGAAATTTGCCGAAAGGCTGGCGAAGGTAAAAAGCTACCCACCTTATGGTTCGGAATCACGCTGCTTTGGTCATTGTTTTGGGCGCTGTTGCGGGACGGCTCATTGATCTCGGTGGGGGGCGTTTACCTGAAGTATTTTTTCGTCCGCAACCTGAAGCATCGCCCAGGAATTATTGGTTTCGCGCAGTTCATGAATCGTTGTGTGACGCATTGGCACTTTTACAAGTTCACACGGGAGCTGACCGCCGGTAGATTACGAGCATATAACACGCTCTGA
- a CDS encoding efflux RND transporter periplasmic adaptor subunit has translation MSLFTSTRRKIIPKPHTSVPAGPINPSAKVRLNRNWLRGSFSTLFVIGMLGAIAAWGHATDWTLPKFSALFFGGKNAPNACIVDGEGWCQEHNVPEAICIECDQKLVPPLPDYGWCAEHGISECPLHHPDIAQLKETPHISDQDFQRAHRALALLPRAENSSRCKNYQKRIQFASVEAMDKTGLDIAVVDQAPIIEALCANGEIIYDQTHLAHLASRVTGTVWRVENQVGQPVRQGDVLALIDSADVGKAKADLLQAITGVRLRQENVTRLQPLAAEGAVPGKQLREAEAALQEAQIRLLSAEQTLTNLGMPVETDQFDRLSTQQIAKQIQFLGLPATITAGLEKDATSNLFPLRSPLDGVVVDCKVVPGESVDTTATIFGVADLTRMWLMLDVRQEDAGRISFGQPVLFQASDAKSQPVAGNVAWISTEADDKTRTVKVRVDLPNPDHKLRSNTFGSGRVVLRDEPSAMVVPTEAVHTDGDCSIVFVRDKNFLQDGSLKFFHVREVRVGVQDGGTSEIIAGLLPGEVVACKNSMVLEAQLLKSNLGAGCACCAAAKK, from the coding sequence ATGTCGTTATTCACTTCTACTCGTCGCAAAATCATTCCCAAGCCGCATACCAGCGTACCTGCCGGGCCGATCAATCCGTCCGCCAAAGTGCGCTTGAATCGCAATTGGCTTCGAGGCAGCTTCTCCACTTTGTTTGTGATCGGAATGTTGGGAGCAATCGCGGCCTGGGGACATGCCACCGATTGGACCTTGCCGAAGTTTTCTGCACTGTTTTTCGGCGGCAAGAACGCACCGAATGCTTGCATCGTAGACGGCGAAGGATGGTGCCAGGAACACAATGTTCCCGAAGCAATTTGCATTGAATGCGATCAGAAGCTCGTCCCGCCACTGCCCGATTATGGCTGGTGTGCGGAACATGGCATCTCGGAATGCCCGCTGCATCATCCCGACATTGCACAACTCAAAGAAACGCCGCACATCAGCGATCAGGATTTTCAACGCGCCCATCGGGCTTTGGCGCTCCTGCCCAGAGCGGAGAACAGCAGCCGGTGCAAAAACTATCAGAAGCGAATTCAATTTGCCTCCGTGGAAGCGATGGATAAAACCGGCCTGGATATTGCCGTCGTCGATCAAGCTCCAATCATCGAAGCCCTCTGTGCCAACGGCGAAATTATTTACGACCAGACACATTTAGCGCATTTAGCGAGTCGCGTTACGGGAACCGTCTGGCGAGTTGAAAACCAAGTTGGCCAGCCAGTCCGCCAAGGGGACGTGCTGGCGCTCATTGATTCCGCCGACGTGGGAAAAGCGAAGGCCGATCTGCTGCAGGCGATCACCGGAGTGCGGCTCCGCCAAGAAAACGTAACTCGATTACAACCATTGGCTGCCGAGGGAGCCGTGCCTGGCAAGCAACTCCGCGAAGCCGAGGCCGCACTCCAGGAGGCCCAAATTCGCTTGCTTAGTGCCGAGCAAACTCTAACGAACCTGGGAATGCCCGTTGAAACCGATCAATTCGATCGGCTAAGCACGCAGCAAATCGCCAAGCAAATCCAATTTTTGGGCCTGCCGGCTACGATCACCGCCGGTCTGGAAAAAGACGCAACCTCGAATCTCTTTCCTCTGCGGTCGCCGCTGGATGGCGTGGTTGTCGATTGCAAAGTTGTACCGGGCGAGTCGGTGGATACAACAGCAACCATCTTCGGAGTCGCCGATTTGACTCGCATGTGGCTCATGCTTGATGTCCGCCAAGAAGATGCCGGCCGCATTTCCTTCGGACAACCCGTCCTGTTTCAAGCGTCCGATGCGAAGTCACAACCCGTCGCAGGGAATGTCGCTTGGATTAGCACGGAGGCAGACGATAAAACTCGCACCGTTAAAGTTCGGGTCGATTTACCGAATCCCGACCACAAGCTCCGATCCAACACGTTTGGCTCGGGCCGCGTTGTGTTGCGTGATGAGCCCAGTGCCATGGTGGTTCCGACGGAAGCAGTGCATACCGATGGCGATTGCAGCATCGTTTTTGTGCGCGACAAAAACTTCCTGCAAGATGGTTCACTGAAGTTCTTCCACGTCCGCGAGGTGCGGGTCGGCGTTCAAGATGGCGGAACGTCGGAAATCATTGCCGGCTTGCTGCCCGGCGAAGTGGTAGCGTGCAAAAACAGCATGGTCTTGGAAGCCCAATTGCTCAAAAGCAATCTGGGGGCTGGCTGTGCCTGTTGTGCCGCAGCCAAAAAGTAA